From the Thunnus albacares chromosome 24, fThuAlb1.1, whole genome shotgun sequence genome, one window contains:
- the LOC122976095 gene encoding E3 ubiquitin-protein ligase TRIM63-like, producing the protein MDIQTAQLVRPVGAMENLEQQLSCPICLDMFTKPVVILPCQHNLCRGCAGELYESKNRYTFSGGSFRCPTCRFEVLLDRHGVYGLQRNLLVENIIDIYKQQQERQRDDEPPLKDKEAKEPKCKEHEEERINIYCITCQTPTCSMCKVFGQHKDCQVSPLHAVYQSQKSELRAAVELLAAANSSVQSAVTQMDDSCTLIRQNGELQKRRLGESFDLLFAILEERKQQLLERVGQVEEEKLAALRALAERYKLQLQSSNQLQEKLTESAQRCGAAEFLLSSKQLLQEAEQAAKAPLTGPEPADACMDHLTIDTLEAEELIANMGFIQDQDQDLDQNQDQDQALDQEHSQEQDLDQAPDQDLDAGRD; encoded by the coding sequence atggacaTCCAGACGGCTCAGCTGGTGCGTCCTGTCGGCGCCATGGAGAACCtggagcagcagctcagctgtcCGATCTGCCTCGACATGTTCACCAAGCCGGTGGTCATCCTGCCGTGTCAGCACAACCTGTGCCGCGGCTGCGCCGGCGAGCTGTACGAGTCAAAGAACCGGTATACCTTCTCCGGAGGAAGCTTCCGCTGCCCCACCTGCCGCTTCGAGGTGCTGCTGGACCGCCACGGTGTTTACGGGCTGCAGAGGAACCTGCTGGTGGAGAACATCATCGACATctacaagcagcagcaggagcgtCAACGTGACGACGAGCCGCCGCTGAAAGACAAAGAAGCCAAAGAGCCAAAGTGCAAAGAACATGAAGAAGAACGCATCAACATCTACTGCATCACCTGCCAGACGCCCACCTGCTCCATGTGCAAGGTGTTCGGCCAGCACAAAGACTGCCAGGTGTCCCCGCTGCACGCCGTCTACCAGAGCCAGAAGAGCGAGCTGCGCGCCGCCGTGGAGCTGCTGGCTGCGGCTAACAGCAGCGTGCAGAGCGCCGTCACACAGATGGACGACAGCTGCACGCTGATCCGCCAGAACGGCGAGCTGCAGAAGAGGCGTTTGGGCGAGAGCTTCGACCTGCTGTTCGCCATcctggaggagaggaagcagcagctgctggagcgcGTCGgccaggtggaggaggagaagctggCGGCGCTGCGAGCCCTCGCCGAGCGCTacaagctgcagctgcagagcaGCAACCAGCTGCAGGAGAAGCTGACGGAGAGCGCGCAGCGCTGCGGCGCCGCAGAGTTCCTGCTCAGCtccaaacagctgctgcaggaggcCGAGCAGGCGGCGAAGGCCCCGCTGACCGGACCCGAGCCCGCGGACGCCTGCATGGACCACCTGACCATCGACACGCTGGAGGCCGAGGAGCTGATCGCTAACATGGGCTTCATacaggaccaggaccaggacctgGACCAGAACCAGGACCAGGATCAGGCCCTGGACCAGGAACATAGCCAGGAACAGGACCTGGACCAGGCTCCAGACCAGGACCTGGATGCTGGCAGAGATTGA